The genomic interval GTTGGGCAATACGATTTAAAAGATGTAACGGGATTTGAAGATGACATTACTATTGGAAGTGCTAGTTACACATCAACAGCTCCTGGAAATGCAGGTGGCGCTTTAGCTGGTGTTGGACCATGGACTTTAGCAAATGATCAGAATATAGCAATTGGTGCAACACATGATTATGTGGTTTCTGTCAAAGTAACAATTGATATGCGTTCAACTTCTGGTGGTGATAATGTTTATAAAGCTTGCGAGTCAACAACTCCAGGCCAACCAAAAGCAGGTGAAGGATTATATAATAAAGCTGTTTTGGATAATAATAATGATGGTACTCCTGAAGAAACGGATGAAGCTTGTGGTGACTTACCATTTGTGACACACGAGAAAATTTTCAGTAGCGTATCCTTGCTTGGAGTAAATATGTTCCAGGTGAATTACAAAATCGTTGTTAAAAATCTTGGAGGTGCAGTAGGTCAATATAATTTGATCGATGCTCCTGCTTTTGATGATGATATCGCCATTAGCAATCCTAGTTACACTTCAAATGCACCTGGGAATGCAGGTGGTAATTTAGCTGGAAGTGGACCTTGGACATTAGCCAATGATCAATCTATTGCAGTTGGTGCAACACATACTTATGACTTAACTGCGAAAGTGACTTATGATGCCACACCAGCATCTGGTGGGGATAATAAATATAAAAAATGCGGATTGTCAAATCCAAATCTTCCAGTAGCCGGCGAAGGTTTATTTAATCAGTCAAGGTTAGATAATAATGATGACGGTATACCTGAAGAAACGGATGAAGTATGTGGTGACTTACCGGATATTGCAAAATACGGTAGTAAAGTTTGGAATGACCTGGATGGTGATGGTAGACGGGAAGCAGGCGAACCTGGAATTCCAAATGTTACCGTAATCTTATATGATGCAGTTACAAATGTTGCAGAACGGGTAACGACAACAGATGCAAACGGAAAATATTTGTTTGAGAATTTGAAATCCAAAGCATATTATGCAAAATATGTATTGCCTTCTGGCTACGTATACACAATTCCTAATGTTGGCTTGGATTCATTAGATAGTGATGTTGACGGAAGTAATGGTCCGGGTACAAATGGAACTACTGTGCTTGATTTTGGTGAAGAAGAATTGATAAATGATGTTGGTATGTTCCAGTGTGCAACCATAAGTGGTGATGTTTGGTTTGATTTGGATATGGATGGTATTTACGATCCAGCTGAAAAAGGTATCAATGGTTTAAGAGTATATATCATTGATGCGATGACAGGTGCGACGGTAACAACATTAACAACCAGTGTTAAACCAGGTACTCCATCAGATGATGGATACTATATCGCGAGTTGTTTAAAACCTGGAATGTATTACGTGAAATTTGAAAGACCAGGACATTTGGGTGCAAGCGAACCATACAAAGGAACAAATCCAAATAAAGACAGTGATATTTCACATGAAAATGGTGTAAATACTACTAAGAAAATTACTTTAAATCCGGGTCAGAATGTGCTCAATGTGGGTGGTGGATTCCAAACAAAATCCATTGTCGGAGATAAAGTATGGATTGATAAGAATTATAACGGATTACAGGATAATGGTGAAGTGCCATTACCAAACGTTAAAGTTGCAGCTTACAATAGTAAAGGAACAATGGTTTCTGAAGGTACAACAGGAATTGATGGACAGTTTGTGTTGGATGGAATGATTCAAGGTGACTACTATGTTAAATTTGAAGTTCCTAATCAGGCTTACGGATTTACGGTTGCTCATGCAGGTGTTGATGATATGGATAGTGATGTTGACGGAACGAATGGTTATGGTACTACAAAAATGTATCGTATACTATCCGGGGAAGTTAGACCTACTATTGATGCAGGTGTAGTTGCGCAGGTACTAGCAGTAGATTGGTTAAGTTTTGACGGACAGTACAACGGAAACTTTACAGAATTAAACTGGAGTACAAAAGTGGATATTAATAATCACCACTTTGTGGTTGAGCGTAGACATGAATCTGAAACTGATTTCAAAGAAATCGGAAATGTAGATGCAAATCAGGATTTCAATCTTGCACAGCACGATTATGATTTTGATGATTATGATGTAAACTTGTCTGGTGTTTATTACTATCGTATTAAACAAATTGATAAAAACGAAAGATTTACATACAGCCGTATCATTTCAATCCAGGTAAAAGTAGATGAGTCATTGAATGCATTCATTTATCCAAACCCAGTAAATGATAAGTTGAAAGTAGAATTGTGGTTACCAGAAGACAGTGAATTGGAAGCTAAAGTGTTTGATAATACTGGAAAAGCAGTATTGGTTGCTCCTTTCAGTGAATTCAAAACAAAAGGTAAATACAATGAACTTCTTGAAACGAGTAGTCTGGTTCCTGGTCAGTATGTACTTCAAATAAAAACAACTTCCGGAGTGATTAATAAAAAGTTTACCGTTTCTAGGTAACAAAATATTAATCAATGAAAATAAAAGAGCTTATTCCTTTGGGAGTAAGCTCTTTTTTTTATGCTAGTTATTGGATGTTATACCAATTGTTTTTATAACAATGTCCTATCTCATTAATAAATTACAATGTTTAATGCCACAGGTTACAAATACCAAGCTTAAATTAACGTATGGATTTATTGGACTAAAATATTTGTCCAAGTGGTAATAATTTTTGAATACCACCAGTAGTTTTACAAATGAAGTTTCACTATTTTTCAGAAAGTAGTTTCCTCAATATTCCGATTTAAAATATTAGTAAACTAAAATAAGATTGTTTGCAGTGATTCCAATTTTATAAGGCACATCTGAAACACTGCAATTAGAAAAATGAAAACATTTAAATACAGTTAAACCGATTCATACGTTCCATTATCTAACTTACTTGTATGCAATAGGCCAATAAAAAATTTGCCATTTCAATCCTCTAAAACGATGTAATATTCAAAGCATGTTGTAATACCTCATTCATCTGTTTAACATAAATAAATTCCATTCCTTTCAGATGATCTGGATTTACCTCTTCAACATGTGCTTTATTATCCTTGCAAAGTATGATCGTTTGGATTCCAGCTCTTTTTGCAGCAAGTATTTTTTCTTTTATCCCACCTACCGGTAACACCTTTCCACGTAATGTTATTTCTCCGGTCATTGCTAAAAATGGTTTAATCGGCTTTTTCTTAATCGCAGAACACATCGAACTCAACATGGTAATACCAGCTGATGGACCATCCTTCGGTATAGCACCTTCCGGAACATGAATATGGATATCTGTATTTTCAAAAAAATCAGCGTCGATTTGTAATTCGTCACTATGTGCTTTTATATAACTTAATGCAGTGGAAGCAGATTCTTTCATTACATCTCCAAGGTTTCCGGTTAATACCATCTTGCCTTTTCCTTTTGACAAACTCGTTTCAATATATAAGATATCACCACCGACTCTTGTCCAGGCTAAACCTATCGCAACTCCGGAAGAAAGATTCTCCTGATAATTGTCATTATTAAATCGAGGAATCCCTAATATGTCTTTCAGGTCATTTGATTTAACCGTATAGTTTTTCTTTTTTTCCATTGCAATTTTACTCGCAGCTTTTCTCATGACAGAAGCTAATTGCCTGTTTAAGGTACGCACTCCTGATTCCCGGGTATAATCCTGAATAATGCGCTCTAAAACTTCATCACTTAGTTTTATTTGATTTGATTTTAAGCCATGTTCTGTAATTTGTGATGGAATTAAATGATCTTTTGCAATTTCAATTTTTTCCTCAGTACTATATCCTTGTAATTCGATAATTTCCATACGGTCTAAAAGAGCAGGTTGTATGGTACTTAATGAATTTGCAGTTGCAATAAAAAGAATTTTGGATAAGTCAAATTCAAGATCTAAATAATTATCATGGAAACTAGAGTTTTGTTCAGGATCCAACACCTCTAATAATGCGGAAGAAGGATCTCCTCTAAAATCTTTTCCTATTTTATCAATCTCATCTAAAATAAATACAGGATTTGCAGATTTTGCTTTGCGAATGGATTGAATAATTCTACCAGGCATTGCTCCAATATACGTTTTACGATGCCCTCTGATTTCAGATTCATCATGCAATCCTCCCAAAGACATTCTGATAAATTTTCGATCCAATGCTTTTGCAATAGATTTTCCAAGGGACGTTTTACCAACGCCAGGAGGTCCTACCAAACAAAGTATAGGAGCTTTCATATCTCCCTTTAATTTTAAGACCGCAAGGTGTTCTAGTATTCGTTCTTTGATTTTTTCCAATCCATTATGATCTTGCTCGAGTATTTTTTTGCTTTCATTTAAATCCGATGTATCCTGTGTATATTCATTCCATGGGAGATCTACTAACAAGTCGAGATAATTCATTTGTACAGAGTATTCAGCAACCTGAGGATTCATCCGTTTTAATTTCGACAATTCTTTATCAAAATGTTCCTGAATAGATTTATTCCATTTTTTTGTTGCTGCTTTTGTTTTTAAATCTTCAATATCTTGTTCTTGTGGATCTTGTCCAAGTTCCTCTTGAATAGTTTTTAATTGCTGATTTAAAAAATAATCGCGTTGTTGTTTCTCCAGATCTGTTCTAACTTTAGATTCAATTTGATCTTTAACTTCCAATAATTGTAATTCATTTTCCAAATGTACCAATAGGGTCTCTGCTTTTTTATGGAGATCATCCATTTCAAGTAAAAGTTGTTTTTGTTCTATTGGTATATTTAAATTTGAAGAAATAAAATGTAATAAAAATCGATCATTATTAATATTTCTCAAGAGAACTTGTGCTTCATTTGGAATTTGAGGTGATAATTCAACAATGAGTCTAGATTTTTCTTGTATTGTTTTTATCATTACCTCGTATTCAAGTTTTTTGCCGGAGTTGATATGCGTTCTTTTAACGATGCGGGCTTCCAGGTAAGGTTCTTCTTTTGTCCATTCTTCAACTAAACATCGTTTTCTGCCTTGTAATATTACAGTTTGACTTCCATCAGGCATTTTTAATAATTTAACAATACGCGCAACAGTCCCGGTGGTATACATATCGTTAAAGCCAGGGTCTTCTGTTTTATGATCTTTTTGAGTTAAGACAATAATATATTTTTCGCCATCTTGTGATTTGGTTACTGCACGAATAGATTTATTTCTGCCAACGGTTATAGGAATGATAACACCAGGAAATAAAACCGTGTTTTTTAATGGCATTACCGGTAAAATATCACTAAAATGATCTTCTCGTGTAGGTTCTTCATCATCTGCTACCGCTACAAAAGGTAATAATTCTTCATCTTCATGCAGATTGGAATCAAATATTATATTATTAAAATTCATAATGTATAATGCTTAAATTAAAGCAATTTTATAATTGCAGGGTATAAATTGAAAAATGTTTACAATAGTAGTTTGTCAATCGCCGTGCCATTCCAAGAATCTCAGGATTCTATGACAAAAAGGCTAAAAACTATAGACAATATGTCAAAAAATAATAACAAGATTTGGAAATGAATAGAATTATCTTAACTTTTAAGGTGCGAGTCTTGACACATTCCATTCAGAATTTTCAAGTTGGTAACAAAAACGGTCATGTAATCGACTCTCACGACCTTGCCAAAATTCGAAATAATCAGGGGACAGTTTAAACCCTCCCCAATGTTTGGGTTTTTTTATTTCTTCTGGATGTTGCTCATAGTAAGCAATTTGATCTTCTAATTCCTGTCTACTTGAGATTACTTGACTTTGAGGAGAAATAATAGCTCCAATCTGACTACTTAAAGGTCTTGAGTAAAAATAGTTTTCAGATTCACTAGATTGCAAAGGATTAACCTTTCCTTCAATGCGAATTTGTCTTTCCATTGCATCCCAAAAAAATAATAAACAGGCATTTGGATTTGTAGTAAGTTCTTTTCCTTTTCTACTTAAATAATTTGTGAAAAAAATAAATTCACCATTAAAAATATTTTTTAGTAACACCACTCTGGAAGAGGGCTTAGAATCCAAACCTACGGTTGATAATATCATAGCTGTAGGTTCTTTGACTTCAGATTCTAAAGTTTGGTCAAACCAAATTTTAAATTGTGCTATTGGATCTTGAACTAAATGCTCTTCGCTTAAAATTGCTTTTGTATATTCTTTTCGTATTTGATCCATGGGAGTGGATTTTATAATTTTCCTAAACTTTTATCGAGATCTACTTTAGCCTGAATTAAATTAACTTGAGCTTCCAGAAGATTTGCTTGAGATAAGTAAACATCCCGTTCGGCAGAAGTAACTTCTAAACTCGACCCTACACCTTCTTTAAATTTTATTTTTGAAGTATCATATATCCGTTGTGCCAATGCCAGCGATTTTTTTCTTGAATCAATTGTTAGACTTGCATTTAAATATTGAGTTCTTGCATTTTCAAATTCTAAATGAACAGCACTTTCAAACTGTTTATATTGTAAATTAGATTTGTTCAATAAAGTTTTTGCTCTACTGATTTTTGCTTTTTTATCAAAGCCATCAAAAATAGGCACATTTAAATTTAAGCCTACGGTAGATGTTGGAAACCAATTATTATCATTAGAATCAAATAATTTTGTCCTCTGTAGACTTTGTTGGTAACTTGCAAAGCCATATAAACTTGGCAAATAGGCAACTTTATAACGTTTAATATTTATTTCAGCCAATCTTATCCCTTGCATAATGACAGGATATTCAGGACGCTCCTCAATATTTAATTTAAAAGAAGGATCCATGATTTCAAGATAGGAACGCGTTAAAAATGCATCCAAATTTTCAGATAAACTAAGTGCTTCTGAAAGCGGGTAATTCATCTGAAATTTTAAAACATTCATACTAATAATAGCAATTCGTTCTAATTTTTCATTTTCTGTTATTAAATTCTGAAGCGATAATTCAACGCGATCAACATCTAATTTTTCAATTAAGCCAGCCGTATAAATTTGGCTTAGTTCGTTTTTTACATTTTCAAGATTTGAAATATTTTTCTGAACAAGCTTCTGATTTTCTGCGATGGCTAATGCAGCCAAATATGCTTTTGTAACCTGATATTTTAATTCAGATTCCGATTGGTTGATTTGCTTTAAAATTAAATCTCTGTATAGTCGTTGTGCTTTTAAGCCTACAAAAAAACTACCATCAAACAATAAAGTTGAAAGTTCAAGACCTGCTGTTAAATTATTTTTAGTTCCAAATTGAACAGGCACCCCAGCGCCTATAGCAACATCTCTTCGGGGCAAAAGATTTTCATCAAATAATACATCATAAACGGCTGGTGTTATGAAGTTTGGAAAGATGCTGGTTGGTAATTTAATAAAATAATTATACGAAAGAGAACCAGAAAGTTTAGGTAAACCAATGGCATAATATTCCTTAATTTGTCCATCAACATCTTGAATGTTTGTGCGTTCAATATTTAAGGTATTGCTATTTATACGAGCATAATTAATGGCCTCCTCTAAACTGAAGCGTTTCTGTGAAAAACCAACAGAGAAGAATATAATATATGAACTAAGGATTAATGTGAATTTTTTCATTAATTATTTTTTACAAAGATCGGTAGATCGAATGGAATCAAAAAAATCAAGTTTGTTAACAATTTATTATTCGTTGTGTGTGCTGTCGAAATCATGAAATTATAACTTCGTTTAAAGATCTTGTTTTTCCATATAGATACCTCGCTAAAAGAAATTTTTTCAAAAAGTCTTGTACGAAAATAAAACATGCCTGTTAATTATGAACGAAACTATAAAACGTTTCATGGAAACATGAAAGTACACCAATTAAAACTAATTTTGCATCCATTAGTTTAAAGATTAAGTAAGAAAATGAATTCGAAATTAAAATTGCTTGTCTTTGGTATGTTATTTTATATAATGGCATGTCAATCCAACAATGCAGAAAAGCTCAAAAGTGAGAATTTGTCTGGTTTGGAGCTGTTCAAGAAATATTGTACAAATTGCCATGGAATAGACGGGACCTTAATGACCAACGGTGCTAGAAATCTTCAATTATCCGAATTATCCCTGGATGAACGGATTTTAGTTATCACAAAAGGGAGGAATATAATGACTCGATTTGAAACAGTTTTGACTCCTGAACAAATTGAAGTAGTCGCAAAATATACCTTGGAGTTGAAAGTAATGGAGAATCATGGCAAGTAACAAAGTCTTGATTACTGGAGCGTCTGGATTGCTTGGGATTCCAATAATTCAAAAATTGATTGCACACAAAATTACTACTTCTGCTTTAAGCAGGAAACAGCAATTGGCTTTAGAGGGATTGGAATGGATTCAAGGTGATCTTTTGAATCCCCTAAGTTATGAGTATAAATTGCAAGGTATAGAAACCATTATTCATGTTGCTGGATATGTTTCCTATCAAAAAGAAGATAGAGATTTATTGTATAAAACAAATGTTCTAGCTACCCGCGATTTGATTAATGCTGCCTTAGCTTATAAGGTTCAAAATTTTCTGTATATAAGTTCAGCTTCTACCTTAATTCGATCCAGTGACCTAGCCTTGGTTTCCACACAATCTGCTGGTAATCCTGTATTTAATTCATTTTATGCCGAATCGAAATTTCTTGGAGAATTGGAAGTCTGGAGGGCAGCAGCCGAAGGTTTAAAAGTATGCATCCTAAATCCTAGCTTGGTTTTGAGTAAATATTCATGGGATCATTCTTCGATGCAAATTTTTAATCGGGTAAAACAAGGACTATCGTATTATCCACCGGGAAGTTTAGGACTTGTTTCAGCCGAAGACATAGCAAACATTGTGTTGAAAATTATGAATGAAAGTATTTGGAATCAACAATTCCTTGTGAATGCCGAAACCTGGACCTACAAAGAATTTCTGAATGCAATTGCGAAAGGTCTAAATACTCCAGAAATTAACAAAGAAGCGTCGCTATTTGCAGCAAAGTCCTTATCCTTAATAGAACGCTTTGCAAGCTTTATGAACAAGCAGCATCGATTAATTACGCAAGAAACGATTCAATCTAGTTTTACAAAGTTTAAATATGATGATTTTGCAACAAGCCAAACATTGAATTATAACTATAAGGATATCAAAAACCTGATTGAAGACATCACAGCATTGGGTTAAAAAGGGTTGTTATAAGGTTTGAACATTTATTATAAACCGGGCTGGTGCAGTATTTTTTTAAAATAGGACGGTAATAACTGCAATTATACTCGCAAGCATGTTTAAACAAATAATAAGATAAATATATTACGAATCAATATTTTATATATTAAATAAAATATTATATAAATAGTCAAATTTAAAGTATCGTGATTTAACGTAAATTTAACGTTAATTAAAACAAAGATTATGAAGAAAGTTTTACTAAACGTTTTTACATTATTAATTACTGGTATGGCTTTAAATGCTCAGGCTGTATTAGTGAATGCTCCTGGATCCATTGCCGGAGTTTATTTATTTTCTGCTGCCGGGTTCGGTGCAGATTTGACTACAAATGTTTGGACCGGGGATGCCGTATTAGCTGATAATATTTTAGCTTGTCAGGCACTCACAAATGCAGCTGCCATGAATGGTAAGTTTGCAATTGTTGATCGGGGTAGTTGTGAGTTTGGTGCAAAATGCCTAAATGCCCAAAATGCAGGAGCTATCGCTTGTGTTGTTTTTAATAACACTGCAGGAGCAGGTACAATTGTAATGGGAGTTGGTGCTGTCGGAGGACAAGTAACCATCCCTTGTGTTATGCTTTCTTATGAAGATGGCTTAAAGATTAAAGCCGAAATGGCAAACGGCACAGTGAATATGACGATCGGAAATATCAGATTTCCAAATGACTTATCTACCAATAATAGAGCAGGTGTTTGCCATGCTCCATTTGGGACCTATCCTGCCGCTTGGTTGCGAAAATCTGGGGATTTATCAATTACTCCTGGAGCAAGCGTAACAAATAAAGGTAACTTTTTAGCTTCTAATGTAAAAGTGAATGCTAAAATAAGTTATACACCAAAAGGTGGATCAGCCAATGAGTTTTATGATAAAACATCTGGTGATGGTTTATTTGTAGAAGTGGATTCTACCAATGATGTTATCCTGGAAGCTCAAGATTTATTTGGTAACGCAAAAGGTTTGGGAAAAGGAACTATAACTTATTCTGTTACATCTGATAGTTCAGAGCAATTTACGTCTAATAATAATGCAATATCAGAATTCTATTTATCAAATAATTTATTGTCCAAAGCCAGATTGGCTGCCAATGCTTTTGATCCTTTTGTTACCACAAGTTTTCGGAGAAGTGACGGAACAAATGCAGAATATTTGACTGGATTTAAAATCCCATATGGTAAAGGTTGTAAAATTGATTCTATATTGTTCAATATGGCTGTTTCTGCACCTGCAACTTTAGCAAATTTGACACCCGAAGCTACTTTATATGGTTGGTTTGATGCAAATGGAGATGGAGATGCTTCAAATGATGAAATTAGTTTTCTTGCATTAGGTACTTATACTTATGACGCTGCAGATTTAAGAACATCTGCTGTTGCAAGAGTGCCTTTGGAAGATTTTAATACTAGTGACCCAGGTTTTGTAATCCCAGAAGATAATTTTGGAATTTTTATTGGTGTTAGATATTCTGGTACAGATGCAACTCCATTTTTTGGATTTGATGAAGGCATAGATTATAGTTGTAATAATGATTTATTAAACATTGCAGGTACTTTAGCTATCACCGATTTACCTTATATAGGGATCACTGGTTATGATGCAAATACAGGAGTACCAGATATTGATAATGCTTCTTTTAGTTTTACAGGTTTGACTGCTCCATTAGCTGCATCTTTAGTGCTTTCTGGTGATTGTATCGTTGGAACAAATAACCAATTGTCTGAATTAGATGCAAAACTTGTCATCTACCCAAATCCTGTTAAAGATCATTTTATAGTTGATTTAAGCTTAAATGAAATTTCTTCTAAAATTGTCTACAATATTATTGACAATTCAGGGAAACTGATTCTTCAACAAGCTGATACCAATAAAGGCAAAGCATTTCGTGCAAAGTTCAATGTTGAAAATCTTTTAAATGGTCATTATCATTTACAAGTTAGAACCGATAAGGGATATAAACAAGTATCCTTCGAAGTATTAAAATAAAAGTTTAATTTGTAATTTTTAAATAAAAAAGACCAGTAATTCACTGGTCTTTTTTATTTAGCAAACGATCCATTTAGTCAGCTCCTTTTCCATTTTCTATTTCCAATTTTGCCTATCCTTTTAAGCCTAATTAAATTTAATTTGATTGCCAAATGAATTTGCGAGATTATCAAAATTTTCTTATGGAACTTTAATTATTATTTTTTAATTGATTTCTTTACCTTCATATTTTAAAATACTAAACGAAAAACTAACTTATGAAACAATTTTCAATACTCTTATTTTTCCTGACTGTAGTAGGGTCTCTGCTACATTCACAACAAACCATAAATGGTCAATTAAAAGATGCTTCAGGGGCTCCTTTAGTAGGCGCATCTGTTTTTATCCCGGGTACTAATACGGGTACTATTTCAGATGCTTATGGAAATTTTACTATCCAATTAAAAAAAGGTGAAAAACTTCAAGTTAATTTGATTGGTTATGAATCCTTAATTCTTACAGAATTCCTGAATGAGAATCTTTCTTTGATTATGGAAACTTCGATTACATCCCTCGAACAAGTTATTGTTACTGGAACTCGTCGGGCAAACCGAATCCGAACTGAAACTCCGGTACCGGTGGATGTTGTTCAAATTAGCCAAACCCAATTTCCTACTGCCAAAATGGATGTAACGTCTATGCTCAATTTTGCCGCACCATCTTTTAATCATGCAAAACAATCAGGTTCTGATGGTGCAGATCATGTTGATTTAGGAACTTTGCGAGGTATGGGTCCAGATCAAACCCTCGTCTTGATCAATGGAAAAAGAAGACACCAGACGGCTTTTGTATCTGTTTTTGGAACCCGAGGTCGAGGAAATTCCGGTACAGATTTAAATGCAATTCCACAATCTTCCATAGACCGTATTGAAATTTTGCGGGATGGTGCATCTGCTCAATACGGATCTGATGCAATTGCTGGAGTCATGAATATTATCCTTAAAAAAAATATTAATAAATTGACTGGACATGTAGGTTATGCAAGTAACTATGACAATAAATATAATACCATTCTTGCAAAAGACCAGGGCTATAATGAATATGAAAATAAATTGGATGGAAATACATTAAGCGCTGGTTTAAATTATGGAATTGGAATTGGTTCGAGTGGTGGATTTTTAAATCTTGGTGCAGATTATGCAAGTATTGGTAAAACATATCGTCAGGATCCTGATCAAATTTTACCATTCAATATATATCGAAGAACTCATGGAGACGGATCTGTAGATGCATATGGCGCTATGCTTAATTTTGAATTACCCTTAAGGCAAGATAACAAAATTAATGTCTATGGTAATGGAGGGTATAATTTTAAAAAATCAGATGCGTTTGCATTTACCAGAAGATTTGCAGATAATCCGGAACGATTCCCAACAGATGCAGCAGGAAATATAATTTTAACAAATTTTATTAAAACTACGGCTGATGGAAACTATTATTACAATCCTCATATTCAAACAGAAGTTTCAGATCTTGCGTTTACAGCGGGCCTTAAAGGAGTGTGCGTTGGAGCTTGGGATTGGGATTTAAGCAATACCTATGGTAAAAATGATTTTCATTTTTTTGGAGATAATACATTTAATGCAGGATTAGGTGCAAATCAAACACATTTTGATGATGGTGGTTTTAGTTTTGCACAAAATACTACCAATTTGAATTTTGGAAAAGAATTTCCTAACATATTAAGTGGATTTCATTTGGCGTTTGGTGCCGAATATCGCACAGAAAATTATGAGTTGTACGCAGGAGAAGAAGCCT from Saprospiraceae bacterium carries:
- the lon gene encoding endopeptidase La, with translation MNFNNIIFDSNLHEDEELLPFVAVADDEEPTREDHFSDILPVMPLKNTVLFPGVIIPITVGRNKSIRAVTKSQDGEKYIIVLTQKDHKTEDPGFNDMYTTGTVARIVKLLKMPDGSQTVILQGRKRCLVEEWTKEEPYLEARIVKRTHINSGKKLEYEVMIKTIQEKSRLIVELSPQIPNEAQVLLRNINNDRFLLHFISSNLNIPIEQKQLLLEMDDLHKKAETLLVHLENELQLLEVKDQIESKVRTDLEKQQRDYFLNQQLKTIQEELGQDPQEQDIEDLKTKAATKKWNKSIQEHFDKELSKLKRMNPQVAEYSVQMNYLDLLVDLPWNEYTQDTSDLNESKKILEQDHNGLEKIKERILEHLAVLKLKGDMKAPILCLVGPPGVGKTSLGKSIAKALDRKFIRMSLGGLHDESEIRGHRKTYIGAMPGRIIQSIRKAKSANPVFILDEIDKIGKDFRGDPSSALLEVLDPEQNSSFHDNYLDLEFDLSKILFIATANSLSTIQPALLDRMEIIELQGYSTEEKIEIAKDHLIPSQITEHGLKSNQIKLSDEVLERIIQDYTRESGVRTLNRQLASVMRKAASKIAMEKKKNYTVKSNDLKDILGIPRFNNDNYQENLSSGVAIGLAWTRVGGDILYIETSLSKGKGKMVLTGNLGDVMKESASTALSYIKAHSDELQIDADFFENTDIHIHVPEGAIPKDGPSAGITMLSSMCSAIKKKPIKPFLAMTGEITLRGKVLPVGGIKEKILAAKRAGIQTIILCKDNKAHVEEVNPDHLKGMEFIYVKQMNEVLQHALNITSF
- the pdxH gene encoding pyridoxamine 5'-phosphate oxidase, which encodes MDQIRKEYTKAILSEEHLVQDPIAQFKIWFDQTLESEVKEPTAMILSTVGLDSKPSSRVVLLKNIFNGEFIFFTNYLSRKGKELTTNPNACLLFFWDAMERQIRIEGKVNPLQSSESENYFYSRPLSSQIGAIISPQSQVISSRQELEDQIAYYEQHPEEIKKPKHWGGFKLSPDYFEFWQGRESRLHDRFCYQLENSEWNVSRLAP
- a CDS encoding TolC family protein; its protein translation is MKKFTLILSSYIIFFSVGFSQKRFSLEEAINYARINSNTLNIERTNIQDVDGQIKEYYAIGLPKLSGSLSYNYFIKLPTSIFPNFITPAVYDVLFDENLLPRRDVAIGAGVPVQFGTKNNLTAGLELSTLLFDGSFFVGLKAQRLYRDLILKQINQSESELKYQVTKAYLAALAIAENQKLVQKNISNLENVKNELSQIYTAGLIEKLDVDRVELSLQNLITENEKLERIAIISMNVLKFQMNYPLSEALSLSENLDAFLTRSYLEIMDPSFKLNIEERPEYPVIMQGIRLAEINIKRYKVAYLPSLYGFASYQQSLQRTKLFDSNDNNWFPTSTVGLNLNVPIFDGFDKKAKISRAKTLLNKSNLQYKQFESAVHLEFENARTQYLNASLTIDSRKKSLALAQRIYDTSKIKFKEGVGSSLEVTSAERDVYLSQANLLEAQVNLIQAKVDLDKSLGKL
- a CDS encoding c-type cytochrome, which translates into the protein MLFYIMACQSNNAEKLKSENLSGLELFKKYCTNCHGIDGTLMTNGARNLQLSELSLDERILVITKGRNIMTRFETVLTPEQIEVVAKYTLELKVMENHGK
- a CDS encoding NAD-dependent epimerase/dehydratase family protein — its product is MASNKVLITGASGLLGIPIIQKLIAHKITTSALSRKQQLALEGLEWIQGDLLNPLSYEYKLQGIETIIHVAGYVSYQKEDRDLLYKTNVLATRDLINAALAYKVQNFLYISSASTLIRSSDLALVSTQSAGNPVFNSFYAESKFLGELEVWRAAAEGLKVCILNPSLVLSKYSWDHSSMQIFNRVKQGLSYYPPGSLGLVSAEDIANIVLKIMNESIWNQQFLVNAETWTYKEFLNAIAKGLNTPEINKEASLFAAKSLSLIERFASFMNKQHRLITQETIQSSFTKFKYDDFATSQTLNYNYKDIKNLIEDITALG
- a CDS encoding T9SS type A sorting domain-containing protein — translated: MKKVLLNVFTLLITGMALNAQAVLVNAPGSIAGVYLFSAAGFGADLTTNVWTGDAVLADNILACQALTNAAAMNGKFAIVDRGSCEFGAKCLNAQNAGAIACVVFNNTAGAGTIVMGVGAVGGQVTIPCVMLSYEDGLKIKAEMANGTVNMTIGNIRFPNDLSTNNRAGVCHAPFGTYPAAWLRKSGDLSITPGASVTNKGNFLASNVKVNAKISYTPKGGSANEFYDKTSGDGLFVEVDSTNDVILEAQDLFGNAKGLGKGTITYSVTSDSSEQFTSNNNAISEFYLSNNLLSKARLAANAFDPFVTTSFRRSDGTNAEYLTGFKIPYGKGCKIDSILFNMAVSAPATLANLTPEATLYGWFDANGDGDASNDEISFLALGTYTYDAADLRTSAVARVPLEDFNTSDPGFVIPEDNFGIFIGVRYSGTDATPFFGFDEGIDYSCNNDLLNIAGTLAITDLPYIGITGYDANTGVPDIDNASFSFTGLTAPLAASLVLSGDCIVGTNNQLSELDAKLVIYPNPVKDHFIVDLSLNEISSKIVYNIIDNSGKLILQQADTNKGKAFRAKFNVENLLNGHYHLQVRTDKGYKQVSFEVLK